ATGAGAGGTCCCCTTTCTGTGGTAGTGGTAAAAAGATGCCCTTTCCCCATTCGCTAGGAGTTCTTTCTTTTAGCCAAATGAGTCTGCAAATTTGTAACAGCCTTTCTCTGATGTTATCGCCTCCATCCTTAAGTAGATCGGGAGGAATGTTGTCGATCCCTGGAGCTTTGTTTCTCTTCAGTAGACTGACATCTTTATTCAGCTTTGCCATGGTTGGTGGTTCCATGTTGATTTCTAGTTCACCAAATGAATTGAGCTGGGAGAAGTCAAGGAGTTCTTCCGGTTGGTCTGCATTAAGTAGGTCCTCTAAATATTCAGCCCCCCTCTGCAGCCGAGTTGCCTCATTCTTTATGATGTTCCCTTTAGAGTCTTGGATCTGTGTTACTCTCCTGCTGGATTTATCAATcaagatgtttttcttttggTAAACCTCTCTGATGTTGTTATTAGCAGAGGCTTGTTGGATGTTATCTGCAATACTAAGCGTACCAAGCTTTCTTACCATGTCGCAGGCTAGCTCTAGTTTTCCTGTTGAGATCCTTGTATTTCGCGTCAAGGTAAGGTTTGGCTTCTTTCCTCTTTGCAATCAGATCTCATGACTGTGTTGAGATCCAGTCTTCTTGCTTCCGCTTCCGATAACCCAATTCTTTCTTCGCAGCCTCATTGATGGAACTACTGAAATGATTCCATTCTTTGTCGATGTCATCTTCATCTTCCAGTTCGACTAGAGCATGGAATTTGCCACCCACTCTAGCATCAAAACACTTTAGTATATTATCCCTGTCTAGTAGCTTTGCAAAGTCATATTTCATCTGTTTCTTTTGCTGTTTGGATGCTGCCAGTGAGAGACGGATGGTTGTAACTGCAAGGTTATGATCACATCCAATGTCTGCTCCTCGATATACTCTCACATCCTTTAGGGAGTTTTGCCATCTGCGGTTAATTACAGTATGGTCAATTTGGTTGACTGTCTTCTCATCTGAGAGTTCCAAGTGAGCTTGTGGATCTTCTTGTGTGGGAACATCGAAGAGCCAATGACTAGGTTAAGGGCTAGGCAAAAAGAAAGAAGTCTGATGCCATTGTCATTAAGGTTACTTTCTGCATGACTTCCAAGAGCAGGTTTCTGTGTGTCAGAGTGTTTCCATTTTGTGGAACTTTGTAAATTCTTTAGTCTTTTCAGTTCAAGGATAGTTGGTtttatttgagatttatttGGTGTAAACCAGCCAAAGACGTCTCTGAATTTATTGATTTAAATTAGTGGACGAACCCTCGAGTTCAATCTAAAACACTGTAAATAATTTGTACTTGAGGTCGAAAGCAAAACCTCTAAGTTGAAGGTTAACAAGACTGTGGTATCATATTGGTTACAGCCGTTGGTAAGATGGAAAGTGAAATTCTTGAGTTGCGTGAGTTAGGTGTGAGTTGTTGATTGAGTAGAAGGGATCTATTAGATTTTGTACAGAAAGAAAGTGAGAAAATGCACACAGAACGCCTCatggaaaaaaaggaaaaagaaagagTAGATAGAGACGAACGCGCTCACAGTCTTGAAATGAAAAGGAAAGAAAAGGACATCCTAGATTCACAAGCAAAACTAGAGAAGGTCAAGAGAGGAAGTGTTAGTAGTGATGATACGTCTTTCAGTGGTCACAGTTCAAGG
Above is a genomic segment from Asterias amurensis chromosome 6, ASM3211899v1 containing:
- the LOC139938717 gene encoding uncharacterized protein gives rise to the protein MVRKLGTLSIADNIQQASANNNIREVYQKKNILIDKSSRRVTQIQDSKGNIIKNEATRLQRGAEYLEDLLNADQPEELLDFSQLNSFGELEINMEPPTMAKLNKDVSLLKRNKAPGIDNIPPDLLKDGGDNIRERLLQICRLIWLKERTPSEWGKGIFLPLPQKGDLSYCSNNNRGITLLDISGKVFF